One window from the genome of Natronomonas pharaonis DSM 2160 encodes:
- a CDS encoding prenyltransferase, which produces MSQPLFDRLLPSDATAAGYLLRLSRPRFWLYLAGPVVVGVAYAAETPAELFSPLAVALFAYFLLPANVFLYGVNDIFDADIDIENPKKEQREVRYRGDWTVPALVVATGALGVAFLPALPLAGVAAMVGFLFLAVEYSAPPLRFKTTPWLDSLSNGLYILPGVVAYAGIAGDGPPLAAIAAGWLWAMGMHTFSAIPDIDPDRAAGIETTATVLGARRTYAYCGGCWLAAAAVFGTVDVFFAAVLGIYPVFVAAIAGLGIDPERAYWWFPALNTAAGTALTLGALWVMLHA; this is translated from the coding sequence ATGAGCCAGCCGCTTTTCGACCGCCTGCTGCCGAGCGACGCCACCGCCGCCGGCTATCTCCTGCGGCTGTCTCGGCCGCGCTTTTGGCTGTATCTCGCCGGCCCCGTCGTCGTCGGGGTCGCCTACGCGGCCGAGACACCCGCAGAGCTGTTTTCGCCGCTTGCAGTCGCGCTGTTTGCCTATTTTCTGCTGCCGGCGAACGTCTTCCTCTACGGTGTCAACGACATTTTCGACGCTGACATCGACATCGAGAACCCGAAGAAAGAACAGCGAGAGGTTCGCTATCGCGGCGATTGGACCGTCCCCGCACTCGTCGTCGCGACGGGCGCGCTCGGCGTGGCGTTCCTCCCGGCGTTGCCGCTGGCCGGCGTCGCCGCGATGGTCGGCTTCCTGTTTTTGGCCGTCGAGTACAGCGCCCCGCCGCTGCGGTTCAAGACGACGCCGTGGCTGGACTCGCTGTCGAACGGCCTCTACATCCTGCCGGGCGTCGTCGCCTACGCCGGTATCGCCGGTGACGGCCCGCCGCTTGCAGCCATCGCAGCCGGCTGGCTGTGGGCGATGGGGATGCACACCTTCTCGGCGATTCCGGACATCGACCCCGACCGTGCGGCCGGCATCGAGACGACGGCGACCGTCCTCGGAGCGCGTCGGACCTACGCCTACTGCGGTGGCTGCTGGCTGGCGGCGGCGGCCGTCTTCGGAACCGTCGATGTCTTTTTCGCCGCTGTCCTCGGCATATATCCCGTCTTCGTCGCCGCCATTGCCGGCCTTGGTATCGACCCCGAACGGGCGTACTGGTGGTTCCCGGCGCTCAACACCGCCGCCGGAACCGCCCTCACACTCGGCGCGCTGTGGGTGATGCTGCATGCGTAA
- the cruF gene encoding bisanhydrobacterioruberin hydratase: MRSFELPARPHVERRLDELVDENRFTIAVVFPAVGAITLLGSAEGVLPEPLSFNPYFLLFGVAVMRLPLIAGIAPLLTKRAAAGLLVLCGYTYAIEFTGVLTGYPYGHFEYGVDLGPMLAGHVPAALPLFFLPLVVNAYLLCLLLLGSLARRAAVRIPIVVAAVVGMDLVLDPAAVAVGFWAYDAGGLYYQVPWTNYAGWVLSATVSVVVLDRAFDWNGLLARVESCRFMLDDLVSFVILWGVVNAYFGNWLPALLAVGYGYGLWRTDRFDFPER; this comes from the coding sequence ATGCGTAGTTTCGAACTTCCCGCCCGGCCGCACGTCGAGCGCCGCCTCGACGAACTAGTCGACGAGAACCGCTTTACCATCGCGGTCGTCTTCCCTGCCGTCGGTGCGATAACGCTGCTCGGTTCGGCGGAAGGCGTGCTGCCGGAACCGCTGTCGTTCAATCCGTACTTTTTGCTTTTCGGCGTCGCGGTGATGCGGCTGCCGCTCATCGCCGGCATCGCGCCGCTGCTAACGAAACGCGCCGCAGCAGGGCTGTTGGTGCTGTGTGGCTACACCTACGCCATCGAATTTACCGGCGTTCTCACCGGCTACCCGTACGGCCACTTCGAATACGGGGTCGACCTCGGGCCGATGCTCGCCGGCCACGTCCCCGCGGCGTTGCCGCTTTTCTTCCTGCCGCTTGTGGTCAACGCCTACCTCCTGTGTCTCCTCTTGTTGGGCTCGCTGGCCCGCCGGGCAGCCGTCCGAATCCCCATCGTCGTCGCGGCCGTCGTGGGGATGGACCTCGTGTTGGACCCGGCGGCCGTGGCGGTCGGCTTCTGGGCCTACGACGCCGGGGGACTCTACTATCAGGTCCCGTGGACGAACTACGCCGGCTGGGTGCTGTCGGCGACCGTCTCGGTTGTCGTCCTCGACCGAGCCTTCGACTGGAACGGTCTGCTGGCGCGGGTAGAGAGCTGTCGGTTCATGCTCGACGACCTCGTGAGCTTTGTCATCCTCTGGGGCGTCGTCAACGCCTACTTCGGCAACTGGCTGCCGGCGCTGCTGGCGGTCGGGTACGGCTATGGGCTCTGGCGGACGGACCGGTTCGACTTCCCGGAACGATAG